The Candidatus Hydrogenedentota bacterium DNA window GCGCGGAGGCCAATCCCACGTTTCACCGTGTCCTGACGGCATACAAACGCCTTTCCGGTTCGAGCGTGGTCTTGAACACCAGTTTCAACATTCACGAAGAGCCAATCGTGCGCACGCCGGCGGAGGCGGTGGCGGCGTTCCGTTCCGCGCGGCTGGACTATCTTGTGCTCGGGCCGTTTCTGGCCTCCAGCCAACATCCCCTGCCATGATATTATGCCCGCGCTCCCTGCCTTGGCCGCCCGAACATGGGTGTACTATACTGTCCGCGAAAAGGCCGGCTTAGCGCCGCATACGCGCCCGTCGCGCGCGCGGCGGAACGTTGTCTTGCCGGTCTGGAAACGCAACCATGATTGCCATCGTAAACTACGGCGTGGGCAACCTGGATTCGGTGCTGCGCGCTTTCCGGAAATGTGAAGCCGACGCGGTTATCGCGACGGACCGGGCGCAAATCGATGCGGCGGACCACGTCGTCTTGCCCGGTGTCGGCTCGTTCGCAAAAGCCATGCATTTCCTTCGGGAAAGCGGCTTGCTCCCGGTCATGGAACGCAAGATTCTTGAAGAAAAGACCCCCTTGCTCGGCATCTGTCTCGGTTTTCAGATGCTGACCCGCCACAGCGAAGAGGGCGACGCGTGCGGTCTGGGCTGGATCGACGGGGAAACGCGCCGGTTCCGCTTTGACGATGGACTGCCGCAACCGAAGGTCCCGCACATGGGCTGGAACGAACTGGAACGGAGAAAATCAAGTCCGCTCCTCGACGGCATTGCGCCCAAAGCGTGTTTCTACTTCGCCCACTCGTACTGCGTGCATTGCAGCGATGAGAATGCGGTCCTGGCGACATCGGAGTACGGATACGAGTTCGTCTCGGCTATCCACAAGGACAACCTGTTTGGAACCCAGTTCCACCCGGAGAAGAGCCATGCCAGCGGCCTGCGCCTGCTGCGCAATTTCATAGGATTTGGCGGCGATGCATAAGGTCCGTATCATACCGGTGCTGCTGTTGCGCAACTGGGGGCTCGAGAAAAGTATCCGTTTCGGCACCCCCAAGTACGTTGGGTGCCCAATCAACGCGGCGCGCGTTTTCAACAAAAACAACGTGGACGAACTGGTCCTGCTCGACATCATAGCAACCCGGGAAGGGCGCGGGCCTACAATTGAGATCGTGCGCGAAATCGCAGACGAGTCGTTCATGCCCTTCACGGTTGGCGGCGGCATCCGTTCCGTGGACATGATGTGGGAACTGCTTCAGGCCGGGGCGGACCGCGTTGTCGTGAATTCCGCAACCATCGAATTCCCGGGTCTCATTGCCGAGGGTGCGGAGCGCTTCGGCCGTCAGTGCATCGTTGTCTCGATCGACGTGCGGAGACATGAGAATGGGACCTGCGAGGTGTTCACGCACGCGGGAACGCGTGCAACGGGCCTCGACCCGGTGGAGCACGCGCGCCGCATGGAGAGCGCCGGGGCGGGCGAGATATTCCTGAACTCCATCGACCGCGACGGGACTATGGAAGGCTACGACCTGGACCTGATCCGCCGCGTGGCCGACGCCGTCTCTGTCCCCGTCATTGCGTGCGGCGGCGCGGGCAACGTGGGCCATCTCGCGCAGGCAGTATACGAAGGGCACGCTTCCGCCGTGGCGGCGGGCGCCTTCTTTCTCTTCTACGGGCCGCGGCGGACGGTGCTTATCACCTATCCGAAGGACGAGGAACTGATGCGGTGCTTCCAGCCGGGCCATGTGCGGCTGAAAGACCCTGCGGCGCACATCGATATGCGGGCCGCGCGTATCTGAGCGAGAGACAGGAGCAGTGATGACCGAAAAGAGACTGTGTTCGCGCTGTGTGATGGACGAGGAAGTGCCGGGTTTCCGGTTCGACGCGCAGGGCGTCTGCAACTATTGCCATATGCACGACAAACTCGAGCGCATGTATCCCCGCGGCCCGGAAGGCGAACGCATCCTGCAGAAAATGGCCGCGAAGATGAAACGCGCGGGCCGGGGCCGCAAGTATGACTGCGTCGTCGGCGTCAGCGGTGGACGCGACACATCCTTCTGCCTGCACTACTGCAAAGAACGCCTCGGCCTGCGGCCGCTCGCCGTCCATTTCGACAACGGCTGGGATTCCGAGATGGCCAAGACAAACCTGGCCAGGCTGTGCAGCGCCCTCGACGTCGACCTGCACACCATCATCATGGATTGGCCGGAATCGCGCGACCTCACCAATGCGACGATCCGCGCGTGTGTCCCCTATATCGACCTCACGGATGATGTCGGCATCGCGAGCGCCTTGTACCGCACCGCGGCGAGTGAAAACGTCCGCTACATCATCTTGAGCCATTCGTTCCGCGAAGAGGGCATCACGCCGCTGAAGTGGAACTACATCGACGGACGCTATACACGGGCGTTGATTGAGCGTTTCGGCACAATGGAGTACAGGCAGTTCCGCAACGTGGACCTGCACCACATGTTCTACTGGGCGCTTATCAAGCGCATTCACGTCGTGAATATCACCAATTATTACGATGACGTGGGGGAACACGTGGAGGAACTGCTGGCCGAGCGATACGGCTGGGTCGATACGGGCCAGCACCACATGGACAACGAGATGTTTGCGCTGGTTTATTATTATGCGCGGCACAAGTTCGGCTTTGACTGGCGCGTCGTCGAGCTGTCGGCCAAGGTGCGCACGGGCGTCATCACCCGGGAGCAGGCCCTGGAAGCGCTTGCGCAGACCCCGTACTTCGAAAACGAGTCGCTCGTGAACTACGGCCTGAAGAAACAGGGATTCTCGCGGGAGGAATTCGACGCGATTCTGAAAGCGCCGAACAAATACTTTACCGACTATCCCTCCTACTATCCCCTGCTGCGCCTGTTCCGGCTCCCCATCAGGATTCTCTGCAGGCTGCACGTCGTGCCCGCGCACGCCTACGAGAAATTCTTCGAGGCCATCTGACCGAGAAGCTGGTCCGACACGGCTCGGTTACTTTGGAAGCGCGTCGAGGGCGCGTCGCGCTTCCGCGAAACCCGGCTCGAGAGCCAGCGCCTTCCGGAACATCGCGCTTGCCTGGATATTCTCCCCCGCTTTTGCAAGCATGGCGCCAAGATTGTAGTAAGCCCTGACGTAATTCGGGTCGATTGCGATCGCCCGTTCATAGGCTTCGACGGCCTCGTCCGCGCGCTTCAGACGCAACAGCGCATTCCCCAGATTGTTGAATACGTCAGGGTTGTCCGGTGCGTTCGCGGCGGCCTTCTCATACTCCGCGACCGCTTCCTCGCAGCGGTCCTGGTCCATCAGCACGCCCGCTATGTTGAAATGGGCGAATTCATCCTGCGGATGTATG harbors:
- the hisF gene encoding imidazole glycerol phosphate synthase subunit HisF, which gives rise to MHKVRIIPVLLLRNWGLEKSIRFGTPKYVGCPINAARVFNKNNVDELVLLDIIATREGRGPTIEIVREIADESFMPFTVGGGIRSVDMMWELLQAGADRVVVNSATIEFPGLIAEGAERFGRQCIVVSIDVRRHENGTCEVFTHAGTRATGLDPVEHARRMESAGAGEIFLNSIDRDGTMEGYDLDLIRRVADAVSVPVIACGGAGNVGHLAQAVYEGHASAVAAGAFFLFYGPRRTVLITYPKDEELMRCFQPGHVRLKDPAAHIDMRAARI
- the hisH gene encoding imidazole glycerol phosphate synthase subunit HisH, whose translation is MIAIVNYGVGNLDSVLRAFRKCEADAVIATDRAQIDAADHVVLPGVGSFAKAMHFLRESGLLPVMERKILEEKTPLLGICLGFQMLTRHSEEGDACGLGWIDGETRRFRFDDGLPQPKVPHMGWNELERRKSSPLLDGIAPKACFYFAHSYCVHCSDENAVLATSEYGYEFVSAIHKDNLFGTQFHPEKSHASGLRLLRNFIGFGGDA
- a CDS encoding N-acetyl sugar amidotransferase, whose protein sequence is MTEKRLCSRCVMDEEVPGFRFDAQGVCNYCHMHDKLERMYPRGPEGERILQKMAAKMKRAGRGRKYDCVVGVSGGRDTSFCLHYCKERLGLRPLAVHFDNGWDSEMAKTNLARLCSALDVDLHTIIMDWPESRDLTNATIRACVPYIDLTDDVGIASALYRTAASENVRYIILSHSFREEGITPLKWNYIDGRYTRALIERFGTMEYRQFRNVDLHHMFYWALIKRIHVVNITNYYDDVGEHVEELLAERYGWVDTGQHHMDNEMFALVYYYARHKFGFDWRVVELSAKVRTGVITREQALEALAQTPYFENESLVNYGLKKQGFSREEFDAILKAPNKYFTDYPSYYPLLRLFRLPIRILCRLHVVPAHAYEKFFEAI